One segment of Trypanosoma brucei brucei TREU927 chromosome 8, complete sequence DNA contains the following:
- a CDS encoding isocitrate dehydrogenase: MFRRVACAASSVNAGALTPRFVSTTRPSLGRIKVSGTVVDMDGDEMTRIIWALIKEKLILPHVDVPIEYYDLSITSRDASNDKVTEQAAEAIQRHNVGIKCATITPDEARVKEFNLKKMWKSPNGTIRNILGGTVFREPIIVKNVPRVVPQWSEPIIVGRHAYGDQYKATESLFPPGRLELVHTPANGGSPQVLEVFNFKGEGVGLAMYNTRESVEAFAESCFEYAIMRRYPLVLSTKNTILKKYDGLFLETFQRMYDTKYREQFERLNLTYVHRLIDDQVAQMIKGNGGFVWACKNYDGDVQSDIVAQGFGSLGLMTSVLLCPDGKTIESEAAHGTVTRHYREHQKGKETSTNSVASIFAWTRGLAHRGKLDGNAPLVEFASSLERATIKTIEGGHMTKDLALCVHGAAALQRSHYETTEVFIDSVAEELARSVKG, encoded by the coding sequence ATGTTCCGCCGTGTAGCCTGTGCAGCTTCCTCTGTGAACGCAGGTGCATTAACACCGCGCTTTGTGTCTACAACACGTCCAAGCTTGGGTCGCATTAAGGTGAGTGGGACGGTTGTTGACATGGATGGTGATGAGATGACACGGATCATATGGGCACTTATAAAGGAGAAACTCATTTTACCCCATGTCGATGTTCCTATTGAGTACTACGACCTCAGTATTACGAGTAGGGACGCAAGTAATGATAAAGTTACTGAACAGGCAGCGGAGGCCATACAACGACATAACGTGGGTATTAAATGTGCGACCATAACTCCCGATGAGGCTCGTGTGAAGGAGTTTAACTTGAAGAAGATGTGGAAGAGTCCTAACGGGACAATTCGTAACATTCTTGGTGGCACGGTGTTTCGTGAGCCAATCATTGTGAAGAACGTCCCTCGCGTGGTGCCCCAGTGGAGTGAACCGATTATTGTTGGTCGTCACGCATATGGTGATCAGTACAAAGCAACGGaatctcttttcccccccgGTCGTCTGGAACTTGTGCATACACCAGCTAATGGCGGGTCGCCGCAAGTGCTGGAGGTATTCAACTTTAAGGGTGAGGGTGTCGGACTTGCCATGTACAATACACGGGAGAGTGTTGAAGCGTTTGCGGAGAGTTGTTTCGAATACGCCATCATGCGGCGCTACCCCCTCGTACTCTCTACGAAGAACACCATCCTCAAAAAGTATGACGGTTTGTTTCTTGAAACGTTCCAGCGCATGTATGACACAAAATATCGTGAACAGTTTGAGCGACTGAATCTAACTTATGTGCACCGACTCATTGACGATCAGGTAGCACAAATGATTAAGGGCAACGGTGGGTTCGTGTGGGCCTGTAAGAACTACGATGGCGACGTGCAAAGTGACATAGTCGCGCAAGGCTTTGGTTCATTGGGTCTCATGACTTCGGTGTTGTTATGTCCGGACGGTAAAACAATTGAGTCGGAAGCAGCTCATGGGACAGTAACAAGGCACTATCGCGAGcaccaaaaggggaaagaaacaagcaCGAATTCTGTTGCATCAATATTCGCATGGACCCGTGGATTAGCTCATCGTGGGAAATTAGATGGGAATGCGCCACTGGTGGAGTTTGCTTCCTCCCTCGAGAGGGCAACGATCAAAACCATCGAGGGTGGGCACATGACGAAGGACCTTGCGCTTTGCGTGCACGGGGCAGCAGCACTGCAACGGTCTCACTACGAGACAACAGAAGTGTTTATTGATAGCGTGGCGGAGGAATTGGCGCGTTCAGTAAAGGGGTGA